A window of Mustela lutreola isolate mMusLut2 chromosome X, mMusLut2.pri, whole genome shotgun sequence genomic DNA:
agatcctcttgttggacagacactttgagtatgacataatgtccttcctcctttcttattatagtctttggcttaaaatctatttgttctggtataaggattgccaccccagctttcttttgatgtccattagcatggtacattgttttccgcCCCCTCGCtgtaaatctggaggtgtctttaagtctaaaatgagtttcttgtagatagtatattgattttttttttaatccattctgataccttgtgtcttttgattgtaaatgagtttttccacctggtcattttatccagataagaatatatgaacgagagaataaaatactaaaagggtggcaaagtcCCCAGAAAAACGTATGCTAAccgaatcagaagagacccaaaactgggggaagaggaaatggggaaagaattaaacaaataattatgtgtgtgtatgtgtgtgtgtgtgtgtgtgtatgtatatgttagactggtgaatagagcagagccacccacttgattttgggtgtattttggtctcttagaagaaactacctcccagaattttaaagaaagaaaaaaaattatatatatatatatatatatatatatatatatacacacaaaaataagggtaaatacaatgaagggatggaatatgactgtaaagataaaaatttaaaaaaaatgctaaaaaaggAATAGGTAAGATAAGTTGGGTATATTCTTGGACTATTAATTATTGAGCCTGCCAGAAtagaaaatgaacataaaaaatatatatctatatctatctatctatatattttgcaaattttgttGAGTCAGTACAAAAGTTCTCCTGTGGCTGCTTTAGGACATGGTTCTGAAAGTTCTAAGTAGTGCTTCATCTGTTACTGCATTGCTTCATGAACGTGAATCGATTGTTATTTATTAACTTCTTACTCTATTGAGAGTACTGTGGGACACCAAGAAATAACTATGTGGTCCTTTTTAGTGACTCTCTTACATCGTAAAAATATGatacttaaaatacttaaaatacgtaaaatacttaaaatacgtAAAAATAGGCCATGCTGCGCCAGCGTTGGGCACTCAGTGCGCCACCAAGTCTCTTCTTCTTCCTGTGCTGGTTAGCCATGGCGGCCGTGAAGACCCTGAACCCCAAGGCCGAGGTAGCTCGAGCCCAGGCAGCGTTGGCGGTGAACATCAGCGTGGCCCGGGACCTGCAGGATGTGCTGAGGACCAACTTGGGGCCTAAAGGCACCATGAAGATGCCGGTTTCGGGAGCTGGAGACATCAAGCTCACTAAAGACGGCAATGTACTGCTTCATGAAATGCAAATTCAGCACCCAACAGCCTCCTTAATAGCCAAAGTAGCAGCAGCCCAAGATGACATAATTGGTGATGGTACCACTTCCAATGTCCTAATCATTGGTGAGCTACTGAAGCAGGCAGATCTCTACATTTCTGAAGGTCTTCATCCCAGAATGATAACAGAAGGATTTGAAGCTGCAAAGGAAAAGACACTTCTGTTTTTGGAACAAGTCAAAGTAAGCAAAGAAATGGACAGGGAAACACTTATAGATGTGGTCAAAACATCTCTGTGTACTAAAGTGTATGCTGAACTTGCTGATGTCTTAACAGAGGCTGTGGTAGACTCCATTTTGGCcattaaaaaacaagatgaaCCTATCGACCTCTTCATGGTTGAGATCATGGAGATGAAACATAAATCTGAAACTGATACAAGCTTAATCAGAGGTCTTGTTTTGGACCATGGGGCACATGGGGATAtgaaaaaaagagtagaagatGCATACATCCTCACATGCAATGTGTcattagaatatgaaaaaaacagaagagaattcTGGCTTTTTTTACAAGAGTgcggaagagagagagaagcttgtaaaggctgaaagaaaattcattgaagatagagttaaaaaaataatagaattgtAAAAGAAAGTTTGTGGTGATTCAGATAAAGGATTCATTGTTATTAATCAAAAGGGAATAGACCCCTTTTCCTTAGATGCTCTTGCAAAAGAAGGTATAGTAGCTCTGTGTAGAGCTAAACGGAGAAGTATGGAAAGGCTGACTCTTGCTTGTGGTGGAGTGGCTCTAAATTCCTTTGATGACCTAAGTCCTGATTGTTTGGGACATGCAGGACTTGTCTATGAATATACATTGGGAGAAGAGAAGTTCACTTTTATTGAGAAATGTAACAATCCTCGCTCTGTCACATTATTGATCAAAGGACCAAAtaagcacacactcacacaaatcAAAGATGCAATAAGAGATGGCTTGAGGGCTGTTAAAAATGCTCTTGATGATGGCTGTGAGTTCCAGGAGCAGGTGCAGTAGAAGTGGCAATGGCAGAAGCCTTGATTAAGTACAAGCCCAGTGTAAAGGGCAGGGCCCAGCTGGGAGTTCAAGCATTTGCTGATGCATTGCTCATTATTCCCGAGGTACTTGCTCAGAATTCTGGTTTTGACCTTCAGGAAACACTAGTTAAAGTTCAAGCAGAACATTCAGAATCAGGTCAACTTGTTGGTGTGGACCTGAACACAGGTGAGCCAATGGTAGCAGCCGAAGTAGGCATATGGGATAACTATTTTGTAAAGAAGCAGCTGCTTCGATCCTGCACTGTGATTGCCACCAACATTCTCTTGGTTGATGAGATCATGCGAGCTGGAATGTCTTCTCTAAAAGGTTGAATTTGAAGCTTCCTTCATGTCATCCAAATCATGAAGACTATAGAGTGATTCTAAGAATATAGCGACAATTTTGTCCAAGCTTCAAACAATTTTCAAAAGCATCTTCTTTTCCCATATGAAAACAGAGAACACTGACACCTAAATTCTGAAGTTCtgaaattacagtattttttttaaatcgcaCTGCAGTATACACCCATCAAGCAGACCGGTTTTACCCAATGAGAAGGATGTTTGCTTTAGCTAGAGTGATAACAAAAGTCCCATGTTAGTTAAGTATATGTTATCTACCTTGTTACTAAATGtaacttgaaaaacaaacaaaaaaaaaatacgtaaAAATACTCTCTTACATCGTATTTTTACGATGTAAGCCTGTTTGCCCTACTCATGTTAGCTTAGTCACCTTATAATTTCAGGGCCCTGATCACAAGGGCGGTTTTCTGTGAGATTATTTATGGCACATTGTGAACATATcctgtcagattaaaaaaaaaacaaaaaaaaccaacaactctGACACAGTGCTTTTCAATCTTGATTTACcacaaaagaaatgcattttacatCAAGAGTATCATGTATCTATCCCCCACAAAACAAATGCATTTTATGTCAAGGCTTATTCTCTATTTATCCATCTATGATTGTAGATGTACATATGTATGCACATAAGAATATATGCATATGAACATAATCATATgcctgtgtgtatatatgtcaAAACAACTATTTCATAACACAATATTTATGCTCATTGCTTGGTTTTATAAGTctgtttagtttattttattaaaaattttttgggtGACCATTATATTGCCTTTTTTAATCCACTAATACTCTGTGTTCTAAGGTGGAATCTCTGATGATGATGGATGCACTACATCATCTTCATTCATGAGGTAGAGAGACATATACTCAAAGGTTTTAGAAATACATCACCACTAAGCACGATGAGAATTTACAGCTCTCCATATTGTCTAGGACACCATTTCCTCTATGTGATCTAGGATATGTTTTTTTGTAGATTAGGGCACTCCAAGGAAAACATTCATTTGTTCCTTCAGGAAGAACAGATGTAAGCAGAATGTTGGGGGAAAGAATGCAAACGAACATTTATAAAATGCCTATTATGTCCTAGGTACTGTTAGAGGTATTTTGCAAATTTGGTTATTTTTGCCTTCAAAAAGAAGTAAGGATCATGGACTATCGTAATATGCCCAAGATCACTAAATTCTTTTATCTAAGAAATTTAGATAAATTTAGGCCCAGaatctttctgattttaaagcCAGTATACATTCCACTATGCTGCATTAACTTCCACTTTAAAATTTGACTTGTTTTTATGCATTTAACTGTACTTTTCTTCCCACCCAATTCATGAAACTCCAACtgcctctttttgtttgtttatttattttttagtaatctctacacccaatgtggagcttgaattgaaaatcccaagatcaagagtcacatgctcttctgactgagccagtgaggcacccctccaattacctttttttttttttagtaaaaaaatcTTGTTAATTTACTCAATAACATAAATGGAATACACTTGGTTAAAATATGAAACACATACAAGATTATTCATTTCACTATAGTCAAGAGGGTTTGGTTTTCATtaagtctttagaaaaaaatttaatgtatacgtaagatttcatatttcataggtaaagtaaaacatatttctctgtctttaaacATGTGGAAATTACAGCAAATATGTGTCTTACAAACAGGTCTACAAAAGCCCAGATTAGTTTTAAAAaggcagtattcttttttttatccaATAACCAATTAACCAAATAGttaatagctttatttttctttttttaaattttatctatctatctatttatttatttatttttctatcatattatctccctgatatgaggaagtggtgatgcaacatgggggcttaagtgggtagaagaagaatcaatgaaacaatatggaattgggagggagacaaaccataagtgactcttaatctcacaaaacaaactgagggttgctggggggagggggtttgggagaagggggtgggattatggacattggggagggtatgtgctttggtgagtgctgtgaagtgtgtaaacctggtgattcacagacctgtacccctggggctaaaaatatatgtttataaaaaataaaaaatccaattgcctttttaacaagatttattTGGAATACAGATCTTTATACTCCAAGTTTCTTCTATATTCCTTATTTGAGACTCTGGTTTGTATAGTTGTTAATAGCACAGGCTCTGGATTCTCTAGAGCCAGATATCCTGGTTTTGAATCTTGGCCCTTCTACTTTGTTAGCTGTATAATTGTCTTGAGCAAGGTACTTAGTCTCCCAGTGTCCaaatgtcttcatctgtaaaaagaagATATTAGTAACTACTTCATATTGTTTGTGTGAGGATTAAAGTGAGTGAATAATGTAAAGGACTTAGATGGCATAATGCCTTGCACATAATGCTAAATAAGTGTTGTTATAAATGTCTCATGTACTTACCCACAAGGTGTATTTTGTTTCAGAAGGATAGCTAGCTGCCTCCATTGTATGCTGTGTGGGATACTGAAAGAACCAAATAGAAGAAAACTGTCTCTTGTAATGCACTTTCATGGTGTtccttcttgatttgaaactctAGCCATTAGAGAATCACTGATGGGAAACACAATGAGAAGGAGGGGGCACTATCTTTAGAAGGGCACTAACTCAAGTTGCCAAGAAAGGACTCTGTTATACTCTGATATTTAGCCAGATATAAATCTGATTAAATTGGGGACTGGTATAAAATGGAGAGGCCTAGCAAGAGGAGTTCTGGCcctcttcctctatctctgcttTAACCACAGGGCAATTTGCCTCCTCTTTTATATGTCTAGAGGTAAAATGAGCAATTATTCTCCTCATAAGGTGTACATTCTGAGTCAATCACTGAACTCTAAACAAAGTTAATGTCCAAATAGTCAGTTTGACCCCTATGATTGAGAGATGACTATACTCCTCTCATTTTAAATATGAGGAAGCTAAAAACTTTCAAAT
This region includes:
- the LOC131821876 gene encoding LOW QUALITY PROTEIN: T-complex protein 1 subunit zeta-like (The sequence of the model RefSeq protein was modified relative to this genomic sequence to represent the inferred CDS: inserted 1 base in 1 codon; deleted 1 base in 1 codon; substituted 1 base at 1 genomic stop codon), with the translated sequence MAAVKTLNPKAEVARAQAALAVNISVARDLQDVLRTNLGPKGTMKMPVSGAGDIKLTKDGNVLLHEMQIQHPTASLIAKVAAAQDDIIGDGTTSNVLIIGELLKQADLYISEGLHPRMITEGFEAAKEKTLLFLEQVKVSKEMDRETLIDVVKTSLCTKVYAELADVLTEAVVDSILAIKKQDEPIDLFMVEIMEMKHKSETDTSLIRGLVLDHGAHGDMKKRVEDAYILTCNVSLEYEKTEENSGFFYKSAEEREKLVKAERKFIEDRVKKIIELXKKVCGDSDKGFIVINQKGIDPFSLDALAKEGIVALCRAKRRSMERLTLACGGVALNSFDDLSPDCLGHAGLVYEYTLGEEKFTFIEKCNNPRSVTLLIKGPNKHTLTQIKDAIRDGLRAVKNALDDGCXVPGAGAVEVAMAEALIKYKPSVKGRAQLGVQAFADALLIIPEVLAQNSGFDLQETLVKVQAEHSESGQLVGVDLNTGEPMVAAEVGIWDNYFVKKQLLRSCTVIATNILLVDEIMRAGMSSLKG